The genomic window TTCAGTTCCCTAAAACTGGGGAGCTCCGTCCAGCTTAGCTTTTGCAAGTCTAACGCGTATAGATTGCTCTGTGGCTCTGTGGAATATCCTCCGAACAAGTAAACACTGTTCGTCTCCGGGTGGTAGACAGAAGTGTGGCCATACAGAACAGGCATTCTAGCACCCACAGCCGCGAGCTGTTGCCAACGTCCAGTGTCCAGGTTAAACTCCCACAGCTCGAGTGGTCGGGATTTGTTTAGAGACAATCCGCCCAGGAGAATCAAAGACTCGTGCTCTTGATAGCGCAGATGTGTAAGCGTATGACCGGCTAAAGGCGGCGGAACATCGACCTGCATAGAATTACCATTAGTTATCAATCTTTACCTTTTGACAAAAACAACTCACCTGGTAGTCCGCTTCACTTGCTTCTACCTCCACCTTAATCTGACTCCACCGTTGGTTCTGAATCGAGAACATCCAAAAATCATTTAGAAGCTGCGAGTTAGCACCGATTCCTCCGTAAATGTAGATAATCTGTTTTTTAACGTAGATTTCGGAAGCGTGGAAATACCGTCCGAGGGGCATTCGATCCTCTGGAGTGGACGATTCCACTGTGACCTGCAGCCACGTGCTATTCTTTGTGTCGAATTGTCGGAAATCATTGAGAGGTCCATGGTTGGGTGAATACCCACCGAACATCCAAAGGGACCCCCTACGATCCGCATTCACTGAGTGCCCAAATCGCGGAATGGTCTTCCTAAGGTGCTCCAGACTTTCGCTTAGCAGCTGTGTATTGAACAGCTCCGTCATTACCAGATGGTTCCGCTGCACTAAGGTACCACAATCAGCACCTGCATAATTGGCATTACTGCAGATGCACCTGCCATACTCTGTGTCGCAGAATCCCTGCATCCTCTTAGCATTGCAGTTGCTTGGGCAAATCTCAATCTCACAGCTGGCGCCCACATATCCGGAAGGACACACACAACGTTGTTGCGAATCGCAGATGTGCGGCGGGATGCAACTTCCGGCCACGCAATTCATAACAGAGTACAATGCATTAAAGCCAAAGTGTCGTCTTTCGCTGCCCTGTTTATAGTGGACCGTGACGTGACTGGAACGAGCCTCGATAATCCTTGCCGAGCTGTAGGGAGCACAAACGACGGCCAGCAGTTGGTTCTGCTGAGTGGCACCGGTCAGATCTGGCAGACTGTCATATATGTAGACAGCATTCTCATCACAATCCATGGCAAGACTCTGCCACTGAAACTCCAGCTGAAGTAGCGATTTTTCCGCCTGCAGTGTCTTCGGTTGTAATATCCACAGGCACTCCTTCACCTCCAGGCTGGCGCCCCACGGTGACCGATAAGATTGATACGAGCCGATGGCACTCTTGCCAATATTAGTTAGTATGCCGCGGGATTCACATTGGTAGTAGCATTTACCGCCGCCTCGAGGATCTCCGTAATAGCCGGGTGCACACAATTCACAATTGAGTCCCTGGGTATTGTCCTTGCAGTAGCACTCACCGTTGCTGACATTACAGATGCCCAGTTCTTGGTTGCCGTGGCCGTTGCACTCGCAGGGCAGGCATCCGTGTGGAGCGGTTGCGTTTCCATAGCTCCCCTGTCGACATCGCTCGCATTTTTCACCTTCCGACCAATCCTGACACAGATCACATTTCCCCAATCGCTCATGGCAAGTCGAGTGATTATTGCAGCCACAACTTAGTCCGCAATCGGCTCCGGTCCAACCCAAAGCACAGCGACAGGTGTAATCCGGTGGTCCTGAGCAATTTCCGTTTTGGCACAACTCATAACAGGTCCGGACACAACTGAACTTGCCGTCACCAATGTAACCTCTGCGGCAATGGCAATTGTAGCTGCCCTGGGTATTGGTACACTTCGCCTCCTTGTGGCAATCGTGCAGACCCAGGCCACACTCGTCGACATCTGGACACTGGGCGTACGCCCACTCCGCATCGTGATGGGATGAGCTATTTAAAGCCAGCGAACAATTTCCTGCACTGTAGCTGAAGTCACCCTGCATGCAGATGCCCTCGATGGGATTGTCGCGATCAAAGCACCAGCCACAGCTCAGTGTTCGCAGACAGGATGAACAATTTCGATGCTGTTCGCAGGATTTGCACTGCTGTTGAAGAAAATGCGGCGACTGCTGCGGCTTCTGATCGGAAGTATCTTGCGGCTGACGACTGACTACCTGGTCCACCCATTCTCGGCACATTCCAAACTGATACTCGCTTGTGTATACGGAAAAGCTGAAGCACTGGGCGCTGGCCTCACACCAAACGCATCGTCCACGCTCGCCAAGGCATTCCTGACAGCCATGCCGTTCTCTGCAGGATCTTGGACACTGCTCCACTGCCCGCACACTGCTATTGGTTTTGCCGATCCTGCCGCAACGGGCGTCCTCGGTCCACCACTCGCACTCTCCACTTTGGGCGCAGGCCTCGCAGCTAACGTAATTTGTGCAGTTCGAACATTGACTGGGCTGGCTGATCAGGTAGGACCAGTGGAAGTtgtccggagtctccatctTGCACACTTCCGTCTCGTTTACGGATCGCAGGTGACAGATATTGGTGAGAGGACACCAAGCGCAGGAGGCGTCGGTGAGGCAGTGCAGACAATTGGAGTACTGGGTACATTTGCCAGAGTAGTACGGTTCCAAATACTCGAATGTGAAGGCGTTTAGCTGACCATTGTGCAGGTGCTGCAGTTCCATCTTGGTCTTTTGGTAGGCGTTGTAGATACCGTTTCCTCCAATCCTTCGTCGAGCCTgaagaaaatttgtttaatgatTAATATTGTCATAGAATAGTACTAAAAGtaatagatttttaaataagaaGAATAAGAAGTAGAGAAAGTTCTTAAAAGAGCTCACCTGGAAATCAATAGTGAAAGGCTGCTCCGTGGTGGGCAGCTGGACATTGCTGCAGTAGCTCTGGTTGGAGCTTTGCGTAGTGACGTTGACGAGCTCATCGAGGTAGAGGCCCAGGCCAGCGCGCAACACAGCCGAGGAGTAGCTGGTGCACACCTGGATGGCTGAGTTGTTCCACTGATGTTGCGGACGCACGAATCCCACCAAGCGGGCCAACATTTCTCCCTCCAGTTTGTGCTCAAAATATGTGGTAAACGGCGGTGAGGCAAAATCCACCATAGTAGCATTCACAATACCCACGTAATCCGGCATGGTGTAGTTGATCGGGAAGTGGTACTTGATGTATGTAAGTCCCGGGCGTCTATCGGTACTGGTGCACAACGAAGGTCGCCGTATCTCTGTGCCTTTATCGCCCCACCAACCTGAACTATCTCCACATATTCCGTAGTTGTCATCGCGATGATGGCACTTGGCATTCTGTACACACCATGTGCACTCGTTTAATCCCAGTTTACTGGCCACCGAAAATGCCACTTTATTTCCGGTTGACTTTCCCCATTGCGAGCCATGAACTAAACATGAGTGACAATCGCCGAGTGAGGGGCATATCCCAGGGCATCTGGTGGTTTGAAGATTAGTTGTGCAATTGGCGCCGATGGTGCGACCGTAGCAGCTGCTATCTGCCGAGCACCAACCACATTCCGGATTGGAAAGGCAGGCGGTGTGCGAGGAATGCAATCTGCAGGAGATCTCCGGATTGTAGAGTGTGTTCTCCACTCGCAGCACCTGGGGCAGTTCGTAGGCAAAGAGGTCCGCATTCACGTTTCCATGGTAACCGCCTACAATCAGGAGCGTGTGATTCCGGCGCAGAGACGCCGCATGTGCAAATACACCCTGCGGTTTGGGGTACAGACTATCCTCGGCGGAAACCACTTGATTAATCCAAATGTGACAACTAAGATGGTACCAGTACATTTGGTTGTCGTAGCAAATCTCATCTTTGTTGTGACGATGCGTATAGCCTCCGAAGACAACCATGTAGTTGCCCGAAATGGTGGCCGTGTGGAATGCTCGTTCCCTGGGTATATTGGTGTCCCTTAGCGCCGTTCGGGGATATAAAATCTCCGTCCAGTGCATTTGATCCAGTTGAAAAGCGTAAATGCGATCCGAAAGCTTTGAAAAGCGGGCCAAGCTCGTCATGATTCCACCAAACACAATCAACGAATTGGTGGCTTTGTAATAGACCGTCGAATGCGCTGCCAGACGAACGTCCAATGTCTTGCCGCCTCTCGGTTGCACCAGCTCCCATTGCGAGTCCTCGGAGAGGGGAAGGGGGATACGATATACGCTGGATGAGAACTCACCAGTCTCCAGACTGCCACCGAAAATGTACAGATACGATCCAGCGGTGTTAAGCGTATGCCTGGCCAAAGCAGGTGGCTTCACTGCCGACCTGACGGCCATTTGCTTCCATTTGCCACCACTTTCCGTGTTATTGTACTGCCAGAGATCACTGTAGAAACTCCCATTAGCGTGCTTCCCGCCATAGATCACAAAGCCGCCGGGTACACGATCCGCTGCATGGCCATATCGTCCGTGCGGTTTGTGATCCGTAACCTCCTCCAATATATCCTCCAGATACTCGTTCAACTCTTCATCCGTCGAATTCGCATTCACAATGGTAAGAGGCCGGGAGGAGCGCGTGCGGCGCTGGTGCAGATTGGATTCCGCTAAGGTGTACAGAATATTTCGGAAGAAGCTCACGTCGCTGTTAAGACCCCACAGCTTGGCCTCGTCTTCGTTTTTGTGCTGGAGAACGGCCTTAAGCAAAGTATGGTCGATTTTTTGAGGATGGTAGAAGTGACGGCGACTCTGAAGCGCGATTCCCCATTCATCCTCCCACTGGCTGGTGCTGAAGCGataaatctaaaaaaaagACCAACAAAATTAGTTCTTTCTGTTGTATCGTGAAagtaaacacaataaaatgGTGTATAAGACTTACCTGAAGCGTGCTTATCACGTTATTCAGATCGTATCCGCCGAAGACGTAAAGAGCATCCTCGTCCTCCATGTAGACGGCGCTGTGGGCGGCACGGGCCGTCATACCTTCGGCGTCGGTGGCCAGCCAGCGCCAGCTGCTGCCCGCTGGATGATCACTCAGATCGCAGAGACGTCCGCTGAAGCCGCGCGAGCAATGGCAGATGCTTTTCTGGCAACGACCCCGTCCCTGGCTCTCCCCACATCGCTGGGGACAGGCCTCATCCTCGCAGTCGGGGCCCACCCATTCGCCGTGACAAACGCACTGATGGCCCACGCACTTACCATGATTATGGCAGTTGTTTAGACAGTTTGATATGTAGTAGGAGGCGCGAAAGCCATCCAGCACGTAATTCGTGTCGCTGTACATCAGGATGAGCATCTGCATGAAGAAGATAAGCTTTAAAAAGGAGGTACAGACTTTAAGAGTGGTGCACAGTGTCCCATTATGACTGCCAccaaattattaatatatttttagaggaACAAGGTTATCTGCTGTAAGCTTGACACTAATGCGTAAGGTAGATCACATTCAACAGATTATTTTGGAGCTTGTCCCATTGAAGGTCATGCAAGATTCTCTATCCCACTGAAAAATGCTGCACTGATCCATGGAATAAGGTAGGAAAGTACTCACACTCCCGCTGCGGGCCACCAGTCGCTGGGGCTGGGTGCGTCCACTGAAGCTGCCCAGGAGCGTTGAGTTGAAGGAGTCGCCATCGTAGACGTAGATGTAGTCGTAGGAGCACTCGGTGCCCATGCTGTGGAAGGTCAGCGTGATATACTGGCTGTCGTTGCGCGCCTTGATCAGCCACTCGCAGTGCGAGTCCTGCGTGTAGTTGAAGCCGGAGGGTCCATCGGAGATTTCGCCGTAGGGCTCCGTGAACACCTTCCGGCTGCGATCGCACGGCGCCGACGGCGATGGGGACGGGTGGGCCTGCTCTGTTTGCAGCACCAGCGTCCAGAATGTCAAGGTTGCCAGCAACGCGTACATTTTCTGCATTTTAATCGCTCACtttttatgctaatttttggctaTCTCACTGGTTGCCGTTTTGGCCGTTTACAATTGCTCCAGCCAGCGCCCGCTGGCACCTGCCATTGCTCCCGACTTGCCGCTGGGCCCGGGCCACCAGCGCATCTGGTTTTGTCTGCTGAATATTCGCTATAtttccaattattttcgcaagaaaattgttgaaaatatttcgattttttgtaTCGGCCCTATCGGTCTTCGATATCGAACGTTGTTTGTCGCTGCCTATCGCTGCAAGTTgcgagcaaaacaaaacatatgtTTTGTGTGCGATGGCAATGCCACTTTCactttttggtattttttaaaaattaaatctgATCTGGCAGCGCTCAAAATCAAGTGACCGTTGAAATGTTcaattaatatatgtaaaatatttatttctctgtAATTTTATTAGCATGTTTTCGGCAGATCgtacaaatgcaaattagtttcctcttttgttgaaaaatttattcaaaattaatgTGGGTAGCAATAATATATTCTTTCTGTTTTTACAACAGGTTCTAAGCTCTGCGTTCTATGACATTAATGATTTATAAAACAGACAAACATATTGGAAGCGGGGGCAATAAGGCATTAAGTAATCTAGCTAATGATAATTATAATATTCGTTTTGTACAATGTTTTAATGGATACGTATACagaacaaatgcaaaaataactGATTTAACACTTTGAAGTAGAAAACAGTTTATACGGAGCTTAAGAACACTTCAAACATCGATATGCTTATCTAGTCACAACAAAGAAACGATAACTTATCGATAGTGCATGGTTTGACAGCACGCTGCCATCGCTATGTGATTTCCTTCTTTTTTCGCCTTCACGAAATCAAGATGGTAAGCGTTTCCCGAAATCGTCGAACATCCACATTTGCTATGTCCGAAATTAAGTGAACCTGCTGCAAAAGCGGGAATACCGAAATGACTGACCCAACGAGCGGTGTATCGCGTAACGCGACGGCCTCCAAGTGCGTTGCTGTTCGGCTTAAAGAAATCGTTATGGCTGCCCAAGGAATTTTGTACTAATGAGATTTCTATGTTTGCCGCCCGCAGGTGAACGTACCGAAACAACGCCGCACCTTCTGCAAGAAGTGCAAGGTCCACAAGCTGCACAAGGTGACGCAGTACAAGAAGTCCAAGGAGCGCAAGGGAGCTCAGGGCAGGCGTCGTTACGACAGGAAGCAGCAGGGTTTCGGAGGTCAGACCAAGCCCATCTTCAGGAAGAAGGTACGTAGCTTCCCGTCCGTCCAATGGTACCGGGATCGCTTGCCGCCACATTGACGGAGCTCCAGAGACCCGACCATCTTGGCGGCAAGCAGCTGAAATCCCTTCAATGGCGCTTCGTAGAACTGAATCGCTGCGCTCGTTGAGCATTATGCTTTTTGGTGGGAAAAAAACTGTGCCAGATCAAAACTGTTTGTTGTACCTGGTGCGGCCGAGAAGGCAGCGTTGTGTG from Drosophila yakuba strain Tai18E2 chromosome 2L, Prin_Dyak_Tai18E2_2.1, whole genome shotgun sequence includes these protein-coding regions:
- the LOC6527645 gene encoding 60S ribosomal protein L44, with translation MVNVPKQRRTFCKKCKVHKLHKVTQYKKSKERKGAQGRRRYDRKQQGFGGQTKPIFRKKAKTTKKIVLRMECTECKYRKQTPLKRCKHFELGGDKKRKGQMIQF
- the LOC6527648 gene encoding multiple epidermal growth factor-like domains protein 8, which produces MQKMYALLATLTFWTLVLQTEQAHPSPSPSAPCDRSRKVFTEPYGEISDGPSGFNYTQDSHCEWLIKARNDSQYITLTFHSMGTECSYDYIYVYDGDSFNSTLLGSFSGRTQPQRLVARSGSMLILMYSDTNYVLDGFRASYYISNCLNNCHNHGKCVGHQCVCHGEWVGPDCEDEACPQRCGESQGRGRCQKSICHCSRGFSGRLCDLSDHPAGSSWRWLATDAEGMTARAAHSAVYMEDEDALYVFGGYDLNNVISTLQIYRFSTSQWEDEWGIALQSRRHFYHPQKIDHTLLKAVLQHKNEDEAKLWGLNSDVSFFRNILYTLAESNLHQRRTRSSRPLTIVNANSTDEELNEYLEDILEEVTDHKPHGRYGHAADRVPGGFVIYGGKHANGSFYSDLWQYNNTESGGKWKQMAVRSAVKPPALARHTLNTAGSYLYIFGGSLETGEFSSSVYRIPLPLSEDSQWELVQPRGGKTLDVRLAAHSTVYYKATNSLIVFGGIMTSLARFSKLSDRIYAFQLDQMHWTEILYPRTALRDTNIPRERAFHTATISGNYMVVFGGYTHRHNKDEICYDNQMYWYHLSCHIWINQVVSAEDSLYPKPQGVFAHAASLRRNHTLLIVGGYHGNVNADLFAYELPQVLRVENTLYNPEISCRLHSSHTACLSNPECGWCSADSSCYGRTIGANCTTNLQTTRCPGICPSLGDCHSCLVHGSQWGKSTGNKVAFSVASKLGLNECTWCVQNAKCHHRDDNYGICGDSSGWWGDKGTEIRRPSLCTSTDRRPGLTYIKYHFPINYTMPDYVGIVNATMVDFASPPFTTYFEHKLEGEMLARLVGFVRPQHQWNNSAIQVCTSYSSAVLRAGLGLYLDELVNVTTQSSNQSYCSNVQLPTTEQPFTIDFQARRRIGGNGIYNAYQKTKMELQHLHNGQLNAFTFEYLEPYYSGKCTQYSNCLHCLTDASCAWCPLTNICHLRSVNETEVCKMETPDNFHWSYLISQPSQCSNCTNYVSCEACAQSGECEWWTEDARCGRIGKTNSSVRAVEQCPRSCRERHGCQECLGERGRCVWCEASAQCFSFSVYTSEYQFGMCREWVDQVVSRQPQDTSDQKPQQSPHFLQQQCKSCEQHRNCSSCLRTLSCGWCFDRDNPIEGICMQGDFSYSAGNCSLALNSSSHHDAEWAYAQCPDVDECGLGLHDCHKEAKCTNTQGSYNCHCRRGYIGDGKFSCVRTCYELCQNGNCSGPPDYTCRCALGWTGADCGLSCGCNNHSTCHERLGKCDLCQDWSEGEKCERCRQGSYGNATAPHGCLPCECNGHGNQELGICNVSNGECYCKDNTQGLNCELCAPGYYGDPRGGGKCYYQCESRGILTNIGKSAIGSYQSYRSPWGASLEVKECLWILQPKTLQAEKSLLQLEFQWQSLAMDCDENAVYIYDSLPDLTGATQQNQLLAVVCAPYSSARIIEARSSHVTVHYKQGSERRHFGFNALYSVMNCVAGSCIPPHICDSQQRCVCPSGYVGASCEIEICPSNCNAKRMQGFCDTEYGRCICSNANYAGADCGTLVQRNHLVMTELFNTQLLSESLEHLRKTIPRFGHSVNADRRGSLWMFGGYSPNHGPLNDFRQFDTKNSTWLQVTVESSTPEDRMPLGRYFHASEIYVKKQIIYIYGGIGANSQLLNDFWMFSIQNQRWSQIKVEVEASEADYQVDVPPPLAGHTLTHLRYQEHESLILLGGLSLNKSRPLELWEFNLDTGRWQQLAAVGARMPVLYGHTSVYHPETNSVYLFGGYSTEPQSNLYALDLQKLSWTELPSFRELNSPASLLPRARYFHSAVTTEHYMILYGGRTLPFNGTDVLIAYVYACNQWVRLTEDVELIGRVPASSYAEDMAIEPDTGAIYVIGGWDGSSTHSHVTKITLPDDICQLWSNGKYQCRHYMGCSYCTIQNTYSYSSHCFSHGRTPCASQNGTLLVNNGAACDDDWMASRNCSSFATCGACLAAWPTHHEVAPVCHWCDDCGIRGRCVPAGVDCGRRSAWCNKELSVGVLGLCPLPQCYQLSCESCMLQPQCNWARNELGTVECIAKELVEKNQYRVVESCPPPCHTYENCSLCLSQTPTEDHQDCKWSTMLNLCLTPSSQPLMCAGGVCGLVLESSEVKRCPEPCHVYTQCSSCLEHAHCGWCAREGFNGDGICTEGALEHKQEHPSGSTCDLIYASWRNDSQLTHADVVSWHYVQCPAENECINGHHNCDTVSEQCIDLDTAVGYKCVCAKGYREEQGACLPVCSQGCVRGNCVSPDQCQCDFGYVGANCSIQCLCNGHSNCESSSRLDICLKCHNNTMGEQCEKCQPLFVGNPREGHACQPCLDYCHGHSDVCVAYDADPAVFNMTRSDLERILQEGPAYNATCLRCGNHTAGDRCDSCLTGYFRGSEDLHKECRPCQCHGHGNICDPVTGEKCNCANNTESDATCTAGGGKNSAQLCWMVQCSKCRDSYAGNPTDGHQCYKQITVESRMCFDAKPIEECKSKPAALKPGQTVFFVIQPRFMNVDIRIIIDVTQGELDVFMSPQDDSFIVETNETTGYHEIFLDNRYNWGPKIKREHPLNVALPRHDNVTIQKLFSPERRIGGGGLGGGGGERIGANTYYVPQLQDCKSHGGHNFIVKDQHAKDLSTHVTLNHCNTLLRLFGLKNRLVLTLPQHAHNLSATRFFIALRASSGPEPSYGSVVFRQDQLHIDLFVFFSVFFSCFFLFLAVCVIVWKVKQAADLRRARRQHVVEMLHLAKRPFAQIFLASSGLDMDSPQPTSSSSSARAMRQRARQALLLQEQSAGDSQPVMHHSTRRQSSRIMMVAIEPTFDNLAAVGTVFISLPGRSRAPLSIALGSTLISYSRQYPLNTRHFMRAQRGQNVANHPA